Proteins found in one Solitalea lacus genomic segment:
- a CDS encoding SOS response-associated peptidase — MCYRYSQTKGKDELKNRYKAKFNDEGEMFQPAHHVNGFAHPLMPVITQEVPDEIQLYQWGPFNAFAAENEAKYNTLNAKCEEIFDKKSYKYNILNKRCIIPATGFFEWMHVQKEKYPFYIFPQKSEVFSMAGIYNSWKNSEGKVINSYSILTIAANPMMERIHNSKKRMPLIVPKELEREWLNEHLTPDEIKHYFLPYDQEEMNAHSIDKKILFTSDSNSHYATTKVEYPELALLM, encoded by the coding sequence ATGTGTTATAGATATTCTCAAACTAAAGGAAAAGACGAATTAAAAAATAGGTACAAGGCAAAATTCAACGATGAAGGTGAAATGTTTCAACCCGCTCATCATGTCAATGGGTTTGCTCACCCTTTAATGCCTGTAATAACGCAGGAAGTACCGGATGAAATTCAATTGTACCAATGGGGACCTTTCAATGCCTTTGCTGCTGAGAATGAGGCAAAGTACAATACTTTAAATGCTAAATGTGAAGAAATATTCGACAAAAAGTCCTATAAGTACAACATACTAAATAAGCGCTGCATTATCCCTGCCACAGGATTCTTCGAATGGATGCATGTTCAGAAAGAGAAATACCCCTTTTACATCTTCCCTCAGAAGAGTGAGGTGTTTTCAATGGCAGGAATTTATAATAGTTGGAAGAACAGTGAAGGCAAAGTGATCAATAGCTATTCCATCTTAACGATTGCAGCTAACCCAATGATGGAACGCATTCATAATTCCAAGAAGCGGATGCCTTTGATTGTTCCTAAAGAATTGGAACGAGAGTGGTTAAATGAACATCTAACTCCTGATGAGATTAAACACTACTTTTTACCATATGATCAGGAGGAAATGAATGCTCATTCCATTGATAAGAAGATTTTGTTTACTTCAGATAGTAACTCCCATTATGCGACTACTAAAGTAGAATATCCCGAACTGGCACTTTTAATGTAA
- a CDS encoding FG-GAP repeat domain-containing protein, protein MRKLLQVTCIFLSLVACKKEADDAEETSNISANSSINLTTSYHVYAQPSNFFYTNLSTIFQSVHGGYFTQEFSARAFYDFDKDGDLDLIAASFMTDQNVPIDAHYYKNNGGVYQKDQSVFNGSVPGFVHARQAILADFDKNGWMDVAIIAHGYDKEPFPGEKQKVLMNFNGKFTTKEVPLPSTPRLPYTHSGCAGDIDNDGDIDLFYTANMVNVKGIFMKNDGSGNFTYDAKVFSSDITLTYFSSGIYDLNQDGYLDLVLGGHDNDKQIAQNPQTSAKPTILWGSSTGKYTLTNSTLLPVVKDYGATYNVNFLDFNNDSKVDILLTKTGDGTSLSFYQGYYVQLLKNNGGNSFTDVTITNMGSYRNDNVSNWILWLRPHDIDGDGDVDITSEDKFEPHEWININGIFTKR, encoded by the coding sequence ATGAGAAAACTTTTACAAGTAACATGCATTTTCTTGAGTCTGGTAGCCTGTAAAAAAGAGGCCGATGATGCCGAAGAAACCTCGAACATATCGGCTAATTCGAGCATCAACCTCACTACTTCATACCATGTGTATGCACAACCATCAAACTTCTTCTATACTAACCTATCAACCATATTTCAATCGGTTCATGGTGGTTATTTTACACAAGAGTTTTCAGCTCGTGCATTTTATGATTTTGATAAGGATGGAGACCTGGATTTAATTGCGGCCTCCTTTATGACTGATCAAAATGTTCCAATTGATGCACATTATTATAAAAACAATGGTGGAGTTTATCAAAAGGATCAATCTGTTTTTAATGGAAGTGTTCCTGGATTTGTGCATGCCCGTCAGGCTATTTTAGCCGATTTTGATAAAAACGGATGGATGGATGTTGCTATCATTGCTCATGGCTATGACAAAGAACCCTTCCCGGGAGAAAAGCAAAAAGTACTAATGAACTTTAACGGGAAATTTACCACCAAAGAGGTCCCTCTCCCATCAACTCCGCGCCTACCATATACACATTCAGGTTGTGCCGGTGATATTGATAACGACGGTGATATAGATTTATTCTATACCGCTAACATGGTAAATGTAAAGGGTATTTTCATGAAGAATGACGGTTCTGGAAACTTCACTTATGACGCCAAAGTATTCTCTTCTGATATTACTTTGACTTACTTTTCTTCAGGAATTTATGATTTAAACCAAGATGGCTATCTTGATTTGGTGCTTGGGGGGCATGACAATGATAAGCAAATAGCTCAAAATCCTCAAACATCAGCTAAACCAACCATATTATGGGGAAGTTCTACAGGTAAATACACTTTAACCAATAGCACATTGTTACCGGTTGTAAAAGATTATGGAGCAACCTATAATGTTAATTTTCTTGATTTTAACAACGACAGTAAAGTTGATATTTTACTCACTAAAACAGGTGACGGAACGAGTCTTTCTTTTTATCAAGGATATTATGTGCAATTATTAAAGAATAATGGAGGGAATAGCTTTACAGATGTGACCATCACAAATATGGGAAGTTACCGCAATGATAACGTATCAAATTGGATTCTTTGGTTACGTCCTCATGATATCGATGGCGATGGTGATGTAGACATTACCTCAGAAGATAAATTTGAACCTCATGAATGGATCAATATTAATGGAATATTTACCAAAAGGTAA
- a CDS encoding DUF4468 domain-containing protein codes for MKRFLLILLFAFPLATSAQSLVFPMSDSTNKVAYKGDIKVDSSTTKVELHYRLKEWIQVNFLAENKVLHRDDLKEGIIVAKAFAGYKTKLNASEFYNKLTWTMILKFGNGRCNFEMTDFYSSENAAGNNAYTASWVTPIEDLVLKDIAFKENGEYKPMYKMHAVALEKSVREVIESLKKYISPAEISSIEIRAAQLNSELNKTVAKESSLPSSQPAQKTVTATINANTAINQPKAAAETLSADNSLTVQPVTTVKQEPKPAATEKPEVATKTMDDLKKMQDNVKKLELELKLQKDIDELNAEIKELEAKKAQLKSESVPANDSPKTMEDLKKMQENIKKLEAELKIQKEIDKLKEEVKTLENKKAELNLTAKN; via the coding sequence ATGAAAAGATTTTTACTAATACTATTATTTGCATTTCCACTTGCAACATCTGCACAAAGCTTAGTTTTCCCTATGAGTGACAGCACAAATAAAGTAGCTTATAAAGGAGATATAAAAGTGGATTCAAGCACCACTAAAGTGGAATTGCATTACCGATTAAAAGAATGGATTCAGGTAAATTTCCTAGCTGAAAACAAAGTACTGCATAGAGACGATTTAAAAGAGGGCATTATTGTTGCAAAAGCATTTGCTGGCTACAAAACCAAACTAAATGCCTCTGAATTTTACAATAAGTTAACTTGGACTATGATTTTAAAATTCGGAAACGGCCGATGCAATTTCGAAATGACTGATTTTTACTCATCTGAAAATGCAGCAGGTAACAATGCCTATACAGCTAGTTGGGTTACACCAATTGAAGACCTGGTTTTAAAAGATATTGCATTTAAAGAAAATGGCGAATATAAACCTATGTATAAAATGCATGCCGTTGCTTTAGAGAAGTCAGTGAGAGAGGTTATTGAAAGTTTAAAAAAATATATAAGCCCGGCTGAGATCTCCAGCATTGAAATTAGAGCAGCTCAGTTAAATTCGGAATTAAATAAAACTGTTGCTAAAGAAAGCTCATTGCCTTCCAGTCAGCCCGCACAAAAAACCGTAACAGCAACGATTAATGCTAACACCGCAATCAATCAACCTAAAGCAGCAGCTGAAACATTATCTGCAGATAACTCCTTGACTGTTCAGCCAGTTACTACTGTCAAGCAGGAACCAAAACCTGCAGCTACCGAGAAACCTGAAGTTGCAACGAAAACAATGGATGACCTGAAGAAAATGCAGGACAATGTTAAAAAACTAGAATTAGAACTTAAGCTTCAGAAGGACATTGATGAATTAAATGCTGAAATAAAAGAGTTAGAAGCTAAAAAGGCGCAGCTAAAATCCGAAAGCGTACCAGCTAATGATTCACCAAAGACAATGGAAGACCTGAAAAAAATGCAGGAGAACATTAAAAAACTGGAAGCAGAACTTAAGATTCAAAAAGAAATAGATAAACTAAAAGAAGAAGTAAAAACACTAGAAAATAAAAAGGCCGAGTTAAACTTAACTGCCAAAAATTAA
- a CDS encoding type IX secretion system membrane protein PorP/SprF, with protein MKKILLTIVIAIFVVCVHAQQRPQYTLYMQNNYILNPAIAGIEDYYDLKLSYRSQWVGLEAAPKTGYLSYQMPIGDVDERHHGLGGYVVSDKTGPTSRLSFDGSYAYHLPITRKLKVSFGVAAGFTQYTTDANRLTPADPGFDASIVSGTQFLPDISAGIWLYSDRYYVGASGLQLVPATLSNSTASAAKLNKYRAHYFFTGGYRFPLGEDFLATPSIMVKWIDPAPASMDFNFKLMFQETVWAGVSYRKADSFSALIGVNISSLINVAYSYDYGVNELGDFNSGSHEVILGLQLNNSGKLKCPRNVW; from the coding sequence ATGAAAAAAATTTTACTCACTATAGTTATAGCCATTTTTGTGGTTTGCGTGCATGCCCAACAGCGCCCGCAGTACACATTATACATGCAAAATAACTATATCCTAAATCCTGCCATTGCTGGTATTGAGGATTATTATGATCTAAAGCTTAGCTATCGTTCTCAATGGGTAGGGTTAGAGGCAGCTCCTAAAACAGGGTATCTATCTTATCAAATGCCTATTGGAGATGTGGATGAGCGTCATCATGGATTAGGGGGCTATGTTGTTTCCGATAAAACAGGGCCAACGAGCCGATTGTCATTTGATGGCTCATATGCTTATCACCTTCCAATTACCAGGAAATTAAAAGTATCATTCGGTGTAGCAGCCGGTTTTACGCAATACACTACTGATGCAAACAGATTAACTCCTGCAGACCCAGGATTTGATGCATCTATTGTTAGTGGTACTCAATTCTTACCTGATATTTCTGCTGGTATCTGGTTGTATTCGGACAGATATTACGTAGGTGCTTCTGGTCTTCAATTGGTTCCAGCAACATTAAGTAACTCTACGGCTTCTGCTGCAAAATTGAATAAGTATCGTGCTCACTATTTCTTTACAGGAGGATATCGTTTCCCTCTTGGAGAGGATTTTTTGGCTACACCATCCATCATGGTTAAATGGATTGATCCTGCTCCAGCATCAATGGATTTTAACTTTAAACTGATGTTCCAGGAAACAGTTTGGGCCGGCGTGTCTTATCGTAAAGCCGACAGTTTTTCAGCGCTAATTGGCGTAAACATCAGTTCATTGATTAACGTTGCTTACTCATATGATTATGGGGTAAATGAATTGGGTGATTTTAACAGTGGTAGCCACGAAGTAATATTAGGACTGCAGCTTAACAACTCAGGAAAGCTGAAATGTCCGCGTAATGTTTGGTAG
- a CDS encoding gliding motility-associated C-terminal domain-containing protein — protein sequence MSHIEGVNGPRGAVMSLYITSDVSTSGTISIPGIGFSQSFSVTANSVTTVSIPTSAYIGNQQSILNLGIHVVSSQPVVVYAHIYAFVISGSTLVLPTNTLGRKYIVSSYLPNQYEGGSFSQFLVIATENNTTVRITPSAATSNGNASGVPFDIVMNQGDIYEVQSKGDLSGSLVESIDNGNGNDTDNCKRIAVFGGTTWSPLGCIQADTGDNLFQQMYPLNSWGKEFVTMPFKTRAGDFFRVYASESGTTVNIDGTNVVINSGDFYETSIISKPLHIIGNKPISVVQYSITQVCDGNLGDPEMIILNPVEQNLKRITMNSTSNYQISRNYVNVLIKSIAKDSFKINGQTPRSSFAPITGTNFSFLQEEISTGSFTLTADSGFNAIVYGFGDIESYGYSAGSNLEDLDKKIIVRQNNIPVTGACINEPLSFEVSLPYKPIRLVWNLGNGVIVADDNPTTLSTQQPFIYLFNGGSGGNITSYSQPGQYAVRVTSTQEGIQGCQAIDEMVYDLTIESIPDITAQTNTETCERDGVINLMRLLSTRPGPNHTFSGTGVKDSLFFPIQAGPGSHVIQLQYSSAGGICSKTLSFNINVKQSPIANAGEDISIDLGQSAQLMGSVSIDVTSYIWSPSASLSNPQSLNPIATPIENTSYILSGVASNGCTCSDTVIVRVFSDLKIPNVFSPNNDNVNDTWKIDGILNYPNATVQVYNRFGDEVFYSLGYGIPWDGRTKGQSLPAATYYYVIRPNNPRIQPIAGSVTILY from the coding sequence ATGAGTCATATAGAAGGTGTTAATGGCCCTAGGGGGGCAGTGATGTCGCTTTATATAACTTCAGATGTTTCAACATCAGGCACTATCTCTATACCAGGTATAGGTTTTTCCCAGAGTTTTTCAGTTACGGCTAATTCAGTAACTACCGTCAGTATTCCTACGTCAGCTTATATTGGTAATCAACAATCCATTTTAAATCTGGGTATCCATGTGGTTTCAAGTCAACCAGTTGTGGTATATGCCCATATCTATGCTTTTGTTATCTCCGGATCTACATTGGTTTTGCCAACAAATACCCTTGGGCGAAAGTATATTGTTTCGAGTTATTTGCCCAATCAATATGAAGGAGGATCCTTTTCTCAGTTTCTTGTAATTGCAACAGAAAACAATACAACTGTTAGAATTACCCCAAGTGCAGCAACCTCAAATGGAAATGCATCCGGTGTTCCATTTGATATTGTAATGAATCAAGGGGATATATATGAGGTGCAGTCAAAAGGAGATTTGTCAGGATCTCTGGTGGAATCTATTGATAACGGAAATGGGAATGATACAGATAATTGCAAACGAATAGCTGTGTTTGGAGGGACTACATGGTCGCCATTAGGTTGTATTCAGGCGGATACTGGTGATAATCTTTTTCAGCAGATGTATCCTCTCAACTCCTGGGGGAAAGAGTTTGTTACTATGCCATTTAAAACGCGTGCAGGAGATTTTTTCAGAGTTTATGCATCTGAAAGTGGCACCACCGTAAATATTGACGGAACCAATGTGGTTATTAATTCAGGAGACTTTTACGAAACATCAATTATTAGTAAGCCCTTACATATTATTGGCAATAAACCAATTTCTGTGGTTCAGTATAGCATTACCCAGGTATGTGATGGCAATTTGGGAGATCCTGAAATGATCATTCTAAACCCTGTTGAACAAAACCTGAAGCGAATTACGATGAACTCCACAAGCAATTATCAGATTTCTCGTAATTACGTAAACGTGCTTATTAAATCTATTGCTAAAGATAGTTTTAAAATTAACGGACAAACTCCACGAAGTAGCTTTGCTCCCATAACAGGTACCAATTTTTCGTTCTTACAAGAAGAGATTTCTACGGGCAGTTTTACTCTAACTGCTGATTCTGGTTTTAATGCCATTGTTTATGGGTTTGGTGATATTGAGTCATACGGCTATTCTGCAGGATCAAATCTTGAGGATCTTGATAAAAAGATTATTGTACGCCAGAACAATATTCCTGTTACTGGGGCTTGTATTAATGAACCTTTAAGTTTCGAGGTGTCGTTACCCTATAAACCAATACGACTAGTTTGGAACTTAGGTAATGGTGTGATTGTGGCTGATGATAATCCGACAACTTTATCAACTCAGCAACCGTTTATTTATTTGTTTAATGGTGGTTCAGGTGGGAATATTACGAGTTATAGTCAACCTGGTCAGTATGCAGTGAGGGTTACCAGCACACAGGAAGGCATTCAAGGATGTCAAGCCATTGACGAAATGGTTTATGATCTTACGATAGAATCAATACCCGACATTACTGCTCAGACCAATACCGAAACGTGTGAGCGTGATGGGGTTATTAATTTGATGAGATTACTTTCTACAAGGCCAGGTCCCAATCATACTTTTTCAGGGACAGGGGTAAAGGATTCCTTGTTTTTTCCTATACAAGCCGGACCTGGTTCGCATGTAATTCAACTTCAATATTCAAGTGCAGGTGGTATTTGTAGTAAAACATTGTCTTTTAATATTAATGTTAAACAATCTCCAATTGCTAATGCCGGAGAGGATATTTCTATTGATTTGGGGCAAAGTGCACAGTTAATGGGCAGTGTAAGTATTGACGTAACCAGTTATATATGGTCACCTTCTGCTAGCTTGAGTAATCCGCAGAGCTTAAATCCTATTGCCACACCGATTGAAAATACGAGTTACATTCTTTCAGGAGTTGCTTCGAATGGCTGCACTTGCAGCGATACAGTAATAGTTCGTGTTTTTTCAGATCTTAAAATTCCGAATGTGTTTTCGCCTAATAATGACAATGTTAATGATACCTGGAAAATTGACGGTATTTTAAACTATCCTAATGCTACGGTTCAGGTTTATAATAGATTTGGGGATGAGGTTTTCTACTCATTGGGATATGGAATTCCGTGGGATGGAAGAACTAAAGGGCAGTCCTTACCGGCTGCAACTTATTATTATGTTATACGACCAAATAATCCAAGAATACAGCCAATTGCAGGTTCCGTTACAATACTGTACTGA
- a CDS encoding AMP-dependent synthetase/ligase, with the protein MAQITERTTLPQLLRNVVQNVKSLNDPFLLEKNGANYKSISFGETLANADAISAWFLSKKIQKGDRLGLLIENCPKYVFYDQGLQQIGAVNVSIYPTLSESETEHIINDSGLKTLLVGNQFLLRKVLKIANNCPSLEFIIPAFDDYQKITHHYSGSKNILAFSELLEEGKKLLPNFSAKIFQAREVIQPDDISSLIYTSGTTGTPKGAMLTHANFISNVKECLIQIPVITPDEVFLSFLPLSHVFERTATYHVCCAKGCQIAYAQSLELLGKNMVEVQPTVMSVVPRLLERISEKAIKSGTAEGGIKAKIFLWALEIGKIVREKREENKPLGLALTLKYNLAEKLVFSKIKEKTGGKLKFMISGGAALPKNVGEFFGNLGIKILEGYGLTETSPVMAVTEYHRQIIGTVGRVIPGIVVGIQNTDTKEILTKQTYDSFDPEFESSEGEIIVKGPCVMKGYWNQPNETAQVIDSEGWFHTGDVGKFYKGNLKITDRIKNILINSYGKNIYPTQVENTYLKSTRVEQIFLIGDKRDYLTAIIVPSHDALRESFDLDEDFFNEPDQFIEDERIINWVKDDIRKLSGELAKFERIKNFIIKRHPFSIESGELTPTLKAKRRIIEKKYADEIDELYESAVEAD; encoded by the coding sequence ATGGCACAAATAACCGAAAGAACTACATTACCTCAACTGCTCAGAAATGTAGTTCAAAATGTTAAATCTCTTAACGATCCATTTCTATTAGAGAAAAATGGTGCTAATTATAAATCAATCAGTTTTGGTGAAACCTTGGCCAATGCAGATGCCATTTCAGCTTGGTTTTTAAGTAAAAAAATCCAAAAAGGTGATCGATTGGGTCTATTGATTGAAAACTGCCCTAAGTATGTTTTTTACGACCAAGGATTACAACAAATCGGAGCAGTTAATGTTTCTATCTACCCTACTCTTTCAGAAAGCGAAACAGAACATATTATAAACGATTCAGGATTGAAAACATTGCTTGTTGGCAATCAATTTTTACTTAGAAAAGTATTAAAAATTGCCAATAACTGTCCTTCACTTGAATTCATCATTCCGGCATTTGATGATTATCAAAAAATAACTCACCATTACTCAGGCAGTAAAAACATTTTGGCTTTTAGTGAACTATTAGAAGAAGGGAAAAAACTGCTTCCTAATTTCTCCGCTAAAATATTTCAGGCGCGAGAGGTTATCCAACCGGATGATATTTCATCTTTAATTTATACCTCGGGTACAACAGGAACCCCTAAAGGAGCCATGCTTACCCATGCAAACTTTATCAGCAATGTTAAGGAATGCCTAATACAGATTCCTGTCATTACTCCTGACGAAGTATTCTTATCGTTTCTTCCATTATCCCATGTATTTGAAAGGACTGCAACTTATCACGTTTGTTGTGCCAAAGGTTGTCAGATTGCTTATGCCCAAAGTTTAGAATTATTGGGTAAAAACATGGTGGAGGTTCAGCCAACAGTCATGAGTGTTGTTCCTCGTTTATTAGAAAGAATTTCGGAAAAAGCCATTAAAAGTGGAACTGCAGAAGGCGGCATAAAGGCAAAGATATTCTTATGGGCCTTAGAAATTGGCAAAATTGTACGTGAGAAACGAGAAGAAAATAAACCATTAGGTTTAGCACTTACCTTAAAATACAATCTGGCAGAAAAACTGGTATTCTCTAAAATAAAAGAGAAAACCGGCGGTAAGCTTAAGTTCATGATTTCAGGAGGAGCCGCTTTACCTAAAAATGTGGGTGAGTTCTTTGGAAATTTAGGCATTAAGATTCTGGAAGGTTACGGACTAACTGAAACCTCCCCTGTTATGGCCGTTACTGAATACCACCGTCAAATTATTGGCACTGTTGGCCGAGTTATTCCGGGCATTGTGGTAGGAATACAGAATACCGATACTAAAGAAATTCTTACCAAACAAACTTATGACAGTTTTGATCCTGAATTTGAATCAAGTGAAGGAGAGATTATTGTTAAAGGCCCTTGCGTTATGAAGGGTTACTGGAATCAACCTAATGAAACCGCTCAAGTTATTGATAGCGAAGGATGGTTTCATACGGGCGATGTAGGGAAATTCTACAAAGGAAATCTTAAGATTACAGATCGAATAAAGAATATTTTAATCAACTCATATGGTAAAAATATTTATCCAACTCAGGTAGAAAACACTTATTTGAAAAGCACACGTGTAGAACAAATATTTTTGATTGGAGACAAGAGAGATTACCTTACAGCCATTATTGTTCCTTCCCATGATGCCCTTCGTGAATCATTTGATTTAGATGAAGACTTTTTTAATGAACCTGATCAGTTCATAGAAGACGAGCGCATAATCAATTGGGTTAAAGATGATATCAGGAAGCTTTCTGGTGAATTGGCCAAATTTGAGAGAATTAAAAACTTCATCATTAAACGTCATCCATTTAGTATTGAATCGGGTGAGCTCACTCCTACCTTAAAAGCAAAACGCAGGATAATTGAAAAGAAATATGCTGATGAAATTGACGAATTATACGAATCAGCGGTAGAGGCTGATTAA
- a CDS encoding HesB/IscA family protein — translation MITITEKAKSKIESLMQEAHLDETYFLRVGVQGGGCSGLSYNLDFDNEVKTGDQMFEDKGLKIALDMKSFLYLAGTELDFSDGLNGKGFNFINPNASRTCGCGESFSV, via the coding sequence ATGATTACTATAACAGAAAAAGCTAAATCTAAAATCGAGTCACTGATGCAAGAAGCACATCTTGACGAAACCTACTTTTTACGAGTAGGCGTTCAAGGTGGTGGTTGCTCGGGATTATCGTACAATTTGGATTTTGACAATGAAGTTAAAACCGGCGATCAGATGTTTGAAGATAAGGGTTTGAAAATTGCCCTTGACATGAAGAGCTTCTTATATCTTGCAGGCACTGAGCTTGACTTTAGCGACGGTTTGAATGGAAAAGGCTTTAATTTCATCAATCCTAATGCAAGCCGCACATGTGGCTGCGGAGAGAGCTTCTCAGTTTAA
- the iscU gene encoding Fe-S cluster assembly scaffold IscU gives MAYSEKVIDHYTNPRNVGTLDKAKKNVGTGLVGAPECGDVMRLQIEVDDNNVITDAKFKTFGCGSAIASSSLATEWLKGKSIDQAMEIDNMDIVEELALPPVKIHCSVLAEDAIKSAINDYRVKNGLEPIQLEKSHH, from the coding sequence ATGGCATACTCAGAAAAAGTTATCGATCATTACACTAACCCTCGTAACGTAGGTACTCTCGATAAAGCCAAAAAAAATGTGGGTACCGGTTTGGTGGGTGCTCCGGAATGCGGCGACGTAATGCGCTTGCAAATTGAGGTTGATGACAACAATGTAATTACCGATGCCAAGTTTAAAACTTTTGGTTGTGGTTCAGCTATTGCATCATCATCATTAGCAACTGAGTGGTTAAAAGGCAAATCTATTGATCAAGCTATGGAAATTGACAATATGGATATTGTTGAGGAGCTAGCTTTGCCTCCAGTAAAAATCCACTGCTCGGTATTAGCTGAAGATGCAATTAAATCGGCTATTAACGATTACCGTGTTAAAAATGGTCTGGAACCTATTCAGTTAGAAAAATCGCACCATTAA
- a CDS encoding IscS subfamily cysteine desulfurase, with the protein MKLPIYLDNNATTPMDPRVLEAMLPYFTDKFGNAASRNHPFGWVAEEAVDYAREQAAKIIGATEKEIIFTSGATESNNLALKGVFEMYKDKGNHIITVVTEHKCVLDSAHHIEKLGGQVTYLPVKPDGLIDLQLLEDSITDKTILISIMYANNEIGVIQPVKEISAIARKHGVLFHTDATQAVGKIPVDVNADGIDLLSFTGHKLYGPKGCGALYVRRKNPRVKVTAQIDGGGHERGMRSGTLNVPGIVGFGKACEIAMQEMATESVRLATLRDKLEKAVTELEETYVNGNTENRLPHVSNVSFKYVEGEGLMMAMKDLAVSSGSACTSASLEPSYVLKSLGLNDDLAHSSIRFGLGRFTTEEEVDYAIEVTKKAVNHLRDLSPLWEMFKEGIDLNSIEWAEH; encoded by the coding sequence TTGAAGTTACCTATTTACCTTGACAACAATGCCACCACACCAATGGACCCTCGCGTGTTAGAAGCAATGTTGCCATACTTTACCGATAAATTTGGTAATGCAGCCAGCCGTAACCACCCTTTTGGCTGGGTTGCAGAAGAGGCTGTTGATTATGCTCGGGAACAAGCAGCCAAAATTATCGGTGCCACCGAAAAAGAGATCATCTTTACCTCAGGAGCTACTGAGTCGAACAATCTTGCCCTTAAAGGTGTGTTTGAAATGTATAAAGATAAAGGTAATCACATTATTACTGTGGTAACCGAACATAAGTGTGTGTTAGATTCAGCGCATCACATTGAAAAATTAGGTGGTCAGGTTACCTATCTTCCTGTTAAACCAGATGGTTTAATTGATCTTCAATTATTGGAAGATTCCATTACCGACAAAACCATTCTTATTTCAATAATGTACGCCAACAACGAAATTGGTGTTATACAGCCTGTTAAAGAAATTTCAGCCATTGCTCGTAAACACGGTGTATTATTCCATACTGATGCAACTCAGGCAGTTGGTAAAATTCCGGTTGATGTAAATGCAGACGGTATTGACTTATTATCGTTTACCGGGCATAAACTTTACGGACCTAAAGGTTGTGGCGCTTTATATGTACGTCGTAAAAACCCACGCGTTAAAGTAACAGCACAAATTGACGGCGGTGGTCATGAGCGTGGTATGCGTTCAGGAACATTAAACGTTCCAGGTATTGTTGGTTTCGGCAAAGCCTGTGAAATTGCTATGCAAGAAATGGCAACAGAATCAGTTCGCTTAGCAACTTTACGTGATAAATTAGAAAAGGCTGTAACTGAACTTGAAGAAACCTATGTTAACGGTAACACTGAAAACCGTTTACCACATGTTTCTAATGTTTCATTTAAATATGTTGAAGGCGAAGGCTTAATGATGGCCATGAAAGATCTTGCTGTATCATCAGGATCAGCTTGTACTTCAGCCTCGTTAGAACCTTCATATGTATTAAAAAGCTTAGGATTAAATGATGACCTTGCTCACTCTTCAATCCGCTTCGGTTTAGGAAGATTTACTACTGAGGAAGAAGTTGATTATGCAATTGAAGTAACTAAAAAAGCCGTTAATCACCTTCGCGATTTAAGCCCACTTTGGGAAATGTTTAAAGAAGGCATTGACCTTAACAGCATTGAATGGGCTGAACACTAA
- the mce gene encoding methylmalonyl-CoA epimerase: protein MLRIDHIGIAVKNLESSSAVFEKLLGKPSYKTETVESESVTTEFFEIGESKVELLVAESNDSPIAKFIEKRGEGIHHIAFEVENIVAEIERLKNEGFQFIADQPKKGADNKIICFLHPKSTNGVLVELCQSV, encoded by the coding sequence ATGTTGAGAATCGACCATATTGGTATTGCGGTTAAAAATCTTGAGTCATCATCAGCCGTTTTTGAGAAATTGTTAGGCAAACCAAGCTATAAAACAGAAACAGTTGAATCAGAAAGTGTAACAACTGAGTTTTTTGAGATTGGTGAAAGTAAGGTTGAGTTATTGGTTGCCGAATCAAATGACAGTCCCATTGCCAAGTTCATAGAGAAAAGAGGAGAGGGGATTCATCATATTGCTTTTGAAGTTGAAAATATAGTTGCCGAAATTGAACGTCTGAAAAATGAAGGGTTTCAATTTATTGCTGATCAGCCTAAAAAAGGAGCTGACAATAAAATAATATGTTTCCTTCATCCCAAATCCACTAATGGGGTTTTGGTTGAACTTTGTCAAAGTGTATAG